A stretch of the Haloplanus aerogenes genome encodes the following:
- a CDS encoding rhodanese-like domain-containing protein — MTLSRRTVLASAGAALGGVAGCLGGGSSGSASNLDGYETISVDGQSVPLAPIADVHDWYESDRAKFVDARSRSAYIQSHIEGAVWSPARYGQEQDDPVADWDADTLVVTYCGCPHHLSSMRAAALIDAGYENVTALDDGFWAWQDEGYPIAGGRPDYEPPLRVVEGRTDPALAGEWAWARHDPTGQREVTPIASDGSYALNVRFADVAPEDSIRITTPVYELSAPIADLASGLVDVDGQLRYRSV, encoded by the coding sequence ATGACGCTCTCCCGACGAACGGTTCTCGCGAGTGCGGGCGCGGCCCTCGGCGGCGTCGCTGGCTGTCTCGGCGGCGGCAGTAGCGGCAGCGCCTCGAACCTCGACGGCTACGAGACTATCAGCGTCGACGGCCAGTCGGTGCCGCTGGCCCCGATTGCCGACGTTCACGACTGGTACGAGTCGGATCGGGCCAAATTCGTCGACGCGCGCTCCCGCTCGGCCTACATCCAGTCCCACATCGAGGGCGCCGTCTGGAGCCCCGCCCGCTACGGTCAGGAGCAAGACGACCCCGTCGCCGACTGGGACGCCGACACGCTCGTCGTCACGTACTGTGGCTGTCCGCACCACCTCTCCTCGATGCGTGCCGCGGCGCTCATCGACGCGGGCTACGAGAACGTCACCGCCCTCGACGACGGCTTCTGGGCGTGGCAGGACGAAGGGTATCCCATCGCCGGCGGCCGCCCCGACTACGAACCCCCGCTCCGGGTCGTCGAGGGGCGGACCGATCCGGCCCTCGCCGGCGAGTGGGCGTGGGCGCGCCACGATCCCACCGGTCAGCGCGAAGTCACGCCTATCGCCTCGGACGGCTCCTACGCGCTCAACGTCCGGTTCGCGGACGTGGCGCCCGAGGATTCGATTCGCATCACGACGCCCGTCTACGAACTGTCGGCACCCATCGCCGACCTCGCTTCGGGTCTCGTCGACGTCGACGGCCAGTTGCGCTATCGTAGCGTTTGA